A single Populus nigra chromosome 13, ddPopNigr1.1, whole genome shotgun sequence DNA region contains:
- the LOC133670590 gene encoding acyl-coenzyme A thioesterase 2, chloroplastic-like isoform X1 — MRPLRKSLLEPNPKSSSLHKALSSQFTYCLDRPPAPKPHFNETTNTHFPFSRNQQKHHSNNGQTNTLLFNSPHKLKPTSSTLLSSQTRLFSCSSSFFSLSRSHFGKEPVFKVIFHDPISSKFIQRRAFSSENPNPENAVSGENSQPIDAGSSLRKPISLWPGMYHSPVSNALWEARSRIFEEPNDSGTSETELVAKSPSKSRTSICYKFSSDFILREQYRNPWNKIRMGKLVEDLDALAGTISYKHCCNDDGSTRPLLLVTASVDRIVLKKPILVDADLTIVGAVTWVGRSSMEIQMEVIQPTEAEKMELEMSYNPSMKGATNPSDAFALVANFTFVARDAKTGKSALVNQISPETDKEKLLWEEADERNKMRKKKKAEKKRDSENEDMERLNALLSEGRVFIDMPALADRDSILIQDTRHENTFICQPQQRNIHGRIFGGFLMRKAFELAFSNAYAFAGAAPLFVEVDHVDFFRPVDVGNFLRLKSCILYTEVENPAEPLINVEVVAHVTRPELRSSEVSNKFCFTFTVLHEAIKDGLRIRNVVPATEEEARRVLERMDSENSQIAKS; from the exons ATGAGACCACTGAGAAAATCACTCCTTGAACCTAACCCTAAATCATCATCACTCCACAAAGCCCTTTCTTCACAGTTCACTTACTGTCTTGATCGGCCTCCAGCACCAAAACCCCACTTCAATGAGACCACCAATACCCACTTTCCATTTTCAAGAAACCAACAAAAACATCACTCCAACAATGGACAAACCAATACCCTCTTGTTCAATTCACCACACAAACTAAAACCCACTTCAAGTACTTTGTTGTCTAGCCAAACGAGGTTGTTTTCATGTTCAAGTTCCTTTTTTTCGCTTTCAAGATCTCATTTTGGCAAAGAACCCGTCTTTAAAGTTATATTTCATGATCCAATCTCTAGTAAATTCATTCAAAGAAGGGCCTTTTCAAGTGAAAATCCAAACCCGGAAAATGCTGTGTCAGGGGAGAACTCACAGCCGATTGATGCAGGGTCTTCTTTGAGAAAACCAATTAGTTTGTGGCCTGGAATGTACCATTCTCCTGTGTCTAATGCCTTATGGGAAGCAAGATCAAGGATTTTTGAGGAGCCCAATGATTCTGGGACTTCCGAGACTGAATTGGTTGCGAAAAGTCCATCAAAGAGCAGGACTAGCATTTGTTATAAGTTTTCTTCTGATTTTATACTTAGAGAGCAGTATAGGAATCCATGGAATAAGATTAGAATGGGGAAGTTGGTTGAAGATCTTGATGCTCTTGCTGGAACCATTTCCTATAAG CATTGCTGCAATGATGATGGCTCAACTAGGCCTTTGCTATTGGTCACTGCTTCTGTTGATAggatagttttgaaaaaaccaatccTTGTTGATGCTGATTTGACTATAGTTGGTGCTGTTACATGGGTTGGGAGGTCATCCATGGAGATTCAGATGGAAGTGATTCAGCCCACTGAAG CAGAGAAGATGGAACTAGAAATGAGTTACAATCCTAGCATGAAAG GGGCCACCAATCCATCAGATGCTTTTGCTCTTGTAGCAAATTTCACATTTGTCGCTCGTGATGCAAAGACAGGAAAATCAGCTCTTGTTAACCAGATCTCACCTGAAACTGATAAAGAGAAATTGCTTTGGGAAGAAGCAGACGAAAGAAACAAgatgaggaaaaagaagaaagcggaaaagaaaagggattctGAGAATGAGGATATGGAAAGGCTCAATGCATTGTTGTCTGAAGGGAGGGTTTTCATTGACATGCCAGCATTGGCAGACAGAGATAGCATTCTTATACAAGATACTCGTCATGAGAACACCTTTATTTGTCAGCCACAGCAAAGGAACATTCATGGTCGTATTTTTGGAGGGTTTTTGATGCGCAAGGCATTTGAACTGGCCTTCTCGAATGCTTATGCATTTGCTGGTGCAGCACCACTCTTTGTTGAAGTTGATCATGTTGATTTCTTCAGACCT GTGGATGTTGGAAATTTCCTTCGCTTGAAGTCTTGCATTTTGTACACAGAAGTCGAGAACCCAGCTGAACCTCTGATTAACGTGGAAGTTGTTGCTCATGTTACAAGGCCTGAGCTAAGGTCTAGCGAG GTATCAAACAAATTCTGCTTTACATTCACTGTCCTTCATGAGGCCATTAAAGATGGATTGAGGATTCGGAATGTTGTTCCAGCTACGGAAGAAGAAGCACGTCGAGTTCTTGAACGCATGGATTCTGAAAACTCCCAGATTGCAAAATCGTGA
- the LOC133670589 gene encoding formin-like protein 2 isoform X1 — protein sequence MFNYLQKHTLMATTTSASVTINIILLHLLLHLHFTTTTSTTHHRHLLHQPFIPLTPSITPTQPPSSSPQPQPKYPFTATPSNNNNSNHSNPQKPFFPTLPSPPPPPPSNPTLSTFPANISSLLLPHQSSSPHHNLIIAISISLSLLFAALLALFSAFFIYSRRKTQPFSPQKGSRSENLRLYPQNTIPSDGSPKPPKLPHRPGVVSTSSEFLYLGTLVNSRAGIDDPDKLTSSNNTGLKIGVSSSSSSQYQKLGSPELRPLPPLPRHNYTPTYRSGEVLVSSSKEEDEVDRDTDEEEEFFSPRGSSGRKETSHESPVRVDSSSRREIQGEVFGSRSFNSRTASYPESNFCSPSKSVSSSVSPVSNSSLRSGESKSPETIISFPAPVQSIKRSSPPISSSSSGRDSGEMQSSLERNLDFSGQNEQVPVRIESASKQFVPVKLPPPPPPPPPPRFWEMPMGVRVTREMNLGSSGPPVLVTPTRSVLVQNHAMPVFANEQMQSKGSVERNEESMKPKLKPLHWDKVRASSDRAMVWDQIKSSSFQLNEEMIETLFMVNNSNFNVKDHNGRRLSLPLLNQENTVLDPKKSQNIAILLRALNVTIEEVCEALLEENSDKPLVAVVLLYERFLNQGNSDTLGTELLESLSKMAPTKEEECKLKDFKDESPFKLGPAEKFLKEVLDVPFAFKRVDAMLYIASFDSEIEYLRRSFETLEAACEELKNSRMFLKLLEAVLKTGNRMNVGTNRGDAQAFKLDTLLKLVDIKGTDGKTTLLHFVVQEIIRSEGSRLCGTNQDQTAQKTQQSAFQDEVQFRKLGLQVVSGLSGELTNVKKSAAMDSDVLCSEVAKLAAGMTKITEVLKLNEEIVLKESNWKFSESMNGFMKKAEEEIVRLQAQEKAALSLVKEITEYFHGNSAKVEARPFWIFMVVRDFISILDHVCKEVGKINERTIYSSVRPMPLNPTLAPVFPGLVGRLHDGSSDDETPSS from the exons ATGTTTAATTACCTTCAAAAACATACATTGATGGCCACTACTACTAGTGCTAGTGttacaataaatattatcctcctccacctcctcctccatcTTCACTTCACTACCACAACCTCCACCACTCACCACCGACACCTCCTCCACCAACCCTTTATCCCATTAACCCCCTCCATTACACCAACACAGCCTCCCTCCTCGTCTCCTCAACCCCAACCCAAATATCCTTTCACCGCCACCcccagcaacaacaacaacagcaaccaCAGTAACCCACAAAAGCCCTTCTTCCCTACCCTCCCTTCacctccaccacctcctccttcCAATCCCACCCTATCAACTTTCCCTGCTAACATCTCCTCCCTCCTTCTCCCCCACCAATCCTCCTCTCCTCACCACAACCTCATTATTGCAATTTCCATCTCCCTCTCCCTCCTTTTCGCTGCCCTCTTAGCCTTATTTTCAGCCTTCTTCATCTATTCTCGCAGAAAAACCCAGCCTTTTAGCCCTCAAAAGGGTTCAAGATCAGAAAATCTCCGCCTTTATCCTCAGAACACTATCCCTTCAGATGGTTCTCCTAAACCTCCGAAGCTCCCACACCGTCCTGGTGTTGTAAGCACAAGCTCAGAGTTCCTTTACTTGGGCACATTAGTGAACTCTCGAGCTGGCATTGATGATCCAGACAAGCTAACTTCATCCAACAATACTGGTCTTAAGATTGGTGTTTCCTCGTCATCTTCTTCACAGTATCAAAAACTTGGGTCTCCTGAGCTGAGACCGTTGCCTCCATTGCCTAGACATAATTACACACCAACTTATAGAAGTGGTGAAGTTCTTGTTAGTTCTagtaaagaagaagatgaagttgATAGAGATACTGACGAGGAAGAAGAGTTCTTTTCACCAAGAGGGTCTTCTGGAAGGAAAGAGACTAGTCATGAGAGTCCAGTTCGTGTTGATTCAAGTTCTAGAAGAGAGATTCAAGGAGAGGTTTTTGGGTCTAGAAGTTTTAATTCAAGGACTGCTTCATATCCAGAATCAAACTTTTGTTCTCCATCAAAATCTGTGTCCAGCAGTGTGTCTCCAGTATCGAATTCTAGCCTTAGAAGCGGAGAATCTAAGTCTCCTGAAACTATTATTAGTTTTCCTGCTCCGGTTCAGTCCATTAAGCGATCCTCGCCACccatttcttcatcatcatcaggtAGAGATTCAGGGGAGATGCAGAGTTCTTTGGAGCGAAATCTGGATTTTTCGGGACAGAATGAGCAGGTTCCAGTGAGGATAGAGAGTGCTAGTAAACAATTTGTGCCAGTAAAACTGCCACCACCgcctccaccacctccaccaccacggTTTTGGGAGATGCCAATGGGGGTTAGAGTGACTCGGGAAATGAATTTGGGGAGTTCAGGGCCTCCCGTTCTCGTTACGCCTACAAGGTCTGTTTTAGTTCAAAATCATGCAATGCCAGTTTTTGCCAATGAGCAAATGCAAAGCAAAGGTAGTGTTGAGAGGAATGAGGAGAGTATGAAACCAAAGTTGAAGCCTTTACATTGGGATAAAGTTAGAGCAAGCTCGGATCGGGCTATGGTGTGGGATCAGATAAAATCTAGCTCTTTTCA GTTGAATGAGGAAATGATTGAGACACTTTTTATGGtgaataattcaaattttaacgtGAAGGATCACAATGGAAGGCGGCTATCGCTTCCATTGCTGAACCAGGAGAATACAGTACTTGATCCAAAGAAGTCCCAGAATATTGCAATATTGTTGAGGGCTCTTAATGTGACCATTGAAGAAGTCTGTGAAGCCCTTTTGGAAG AAAACAGTGACAAGCCTTTGGTAGCGGTGGTGCTTCTTTATGAAAGATTCTTAAATCAAG GCAATTCAGATACTCTGGGAACAGAACTTCTTGAAAGTCTATCAAAGATGGCTCCgactaaagaagaagaatgcAAACTAAAAGACTTCAAGGATGAATCACCGTTCAAGCTAGGCCCTGCTGAGAAATTTCTCAAGGAAGTGCTTGATGTTCCTTTTGCATTCAAGAGGGTTGATGCAATGCTTTATATTGCGAGTTTTGATTCAGAAATTGAGTACCTGCGAAGGTCTTTTGAAACACTGGAG gCAGCTTGTGAGGAATTGAAGAACAGCAGAATGTTCTTGAAACTTCTAGAAGCAGTGCTCAAGACTGGGAACCGCATGAATGTTGGCACCAATCGCGGCGATGCCCAAGCCTTCAAGCTTGACACACTCCTGAAGCTTGTTGATATTAAAGGCACTGATGGGAAAACCACACTCTTGCATTTTGTTGTTCAGGAAATCATCAGGTCGGAAGGTTCTCGGCTTTGTGGTACAAACCAGGATCAAACAGCTCAGAAAACTCAACAATCAGCATTCCAAGATGAAGTTCAGTTTAGGAAGCTTGGTTTGCAAGTGGTTTCAGGTTTGAGTGGAGAGCTTACCAATGTAAAGAAATCCGCTGCAATGGATTCAGATGTGCTTTGCAGTGAAGTTGCAAAACTTGCCGCTGGAATGACAAAAATTACAGAAGTTCTGAAACTAAATGAAGAAATTGTGTTGAAGGAGAGTAACTGGAAGTTCTCAGAGTCGATGAATGGGTTCATGAAGAAGGCAGAGGAAGAAATTGTAAGGCTTCAAGCACAGGAAAAGGCTGCTCTCTCTCTGGTGAAGGAAATAACTGAGTATTTCCATGGGAACTCGGCTAAGGTAGAAGCTCGCCCATTCTGGATTTTTATGGTGGTGAGGGATTTTATTTCCATTCTCGATCATGTATGCAAAGAGGTTGGAAAGATCAATGAAAGAACCATATACAGTTCAGTCCGTCCCATGCCTTTAAATCCAACACTTGCACCAGTTTTTCCAGGACTTGTTGGAAGGCTTCACGATGGTTCTTCTGACGATGAAACTCCATCATCTTGA
- the LOC133670590 gene encoding acyl-coenzyme A thioesterase 2, chloroplastic-like isoform X2 encodes MRPLRKSLLEPNPKSSSLHKALSSQFTYCLDRPPAPKPHFNETTNTHFPFSRNQQKHHSNNGQTNTLLFNSPHKLKPTSSTLLSSQTRLFSCSSSFFSLSRSHFGKEPVFKVIFHDPISSKFIQRRAFSSENPNPENAVSGENSQPIDAGSSLRKPISLWPGMYHSPVSNALWEARSRIFEEPNDSGTSETELVAKSPSKSRTSICYKFSSDFILREQYRNPWNKIRMGKLVEDLDALAGTISYKHCCNDDGSTRPLLLVTASVDRIVLKKPILVDADLTIVGAVTWVGRSSMEIQMEVIQPTEGATNPSDAFALVANFTFVARDAKTGKSALVNQISPETDKEKLLWEEADERNKMRKKKKAEKKRDSENEDMERLNALLSEGRVFIDMPALADRDSILIQDTRHENTFICQPQQRNIHGRIFGGFLMRKAFELAFSNAYAFAGAAPLFVEVDHVDFFRPVDVGNFLRLKSCILYTEVENPAEPLINVEVVAHVTRPELRSSEVSNKFCFTFTVLHEAIKDGLRIRNVVPATEEEARRVLERMDSENSQIAKS; translated from the exons ATGAGACCACTGAGAAAATCACTCCTTGAACCTAACCCTAAATCATCATCACTCCACAAAGCCCTTTCTTCACAGTTCACTTACTGTCTTGATCGGCCTCCAGCACCAAAACCCCACTTCAATGAGACCACCAATACCCACTTTCCATTTTCAAGAAACCAACAAAAACATCACTCCAACAATGGACAAACCAATACCCTCTTGTTCAATTCACCACACAAACTAAAACCCACTTCAAGTACTTTGTTGTCTAGCCAAACGAGGTTGTTTTCATGTTCAAGTTCCTTTTTTTCGCTTTCAAGATCTCATTTTGGCAAAGAACCCGTCTTTAAAGTTATATTTCATGATCCAATCTCTAGTAAATTCATTCAAAGAAGGGCCTTTTCAAGTGAAAATCCAAACCCGGAAAATGCTGTGTCAGGGGAGAACTCACAGCCGATTGATGCAGGGTCTTCTTTGAGAAAACCAATTAGTTTGTGGCCTGGAATGTACCATTCTCCTGTGTCTAATGCCTTATGGGAAGCAAGATCAAGGATTTTTGAGGAGCCCAATGATTCTGGGACTTCCGAGACTGAATTGGTTGCGAAAAGTCCATCAAAGAGCAGGACTAGCATTTGTTATAAGTTTTCTTCTGATTTTATACTTAGAGAGCAGTATAGGAATCCATGGAATAAGATTAGAATGGGGAAGTTGGTTGAAGATCTTGATGCTCTTGCTGGAACCATTTCCTATAAG CATTGCTGCAATGATGATGGCTCAACTAGGCCTTTGCTATTGGTCACTGCTTCTGTTGATAggatagttttgaaaaaaccaatccTTGTTGATGCTGATTTGACTATAGTTGGTGCTGTTACATGGGTTGGGAGGTCATCCATGGAGATTCAGATGGAAGTGATTCAGCCCACTGAAG GGGCCACCAATCCATCAGATGCTTTTGCTCTTGTAGCAAATTTCACATTTGTCGCTCGTGATGCAAAGACAGGAAAATCAGCTCTTGTTAACCAGATCTCACCTGAAACTGATAAAGAGAAATTGCTTTGGGAAGAAGCAGACGAAAGAAACAAgatgaggaaaaagaagaaagcggaaaagaaaagggattctGAGAATGAGGATATGGAAAGGCTCAATGCATTGTTGTCTGAAGGGAGGGTTTTCATTGACATGCCAGCATTGGCAGACAGAGATAGCATTCTTATACAAGATACTCGTCATGAGAACACCTTTATTTGTCAGCCACAGCAAAGGAACATTCATGGTCGTATTTTTGGAGGGTTTTTGATGCGCAAGGCATTTGAACTGGCCTTCTCGAATGCTTATGCATTTGCTGGTGCAGCACCACTCTTTGTTGAAGTTGATCATGTTGATTTCTTCAGACCT GTGGATGTTGGAAATTTCCTTCGCTTGAAGTCTTGCATTTTGTACACAGAAGTCGAGAACCCAGCTGAACCTCTGATTAACGTGGAAGTTGTTGCTCATGTTACAAGGCCTGAGCTAAGGTCTAGCGAG GTATCAAACAAATTCTGCTTTACATTCACTGTCCTTCATGAGGCCATTAAAGATGGATTGAGGATTCGGAATGTTGTTCCAGCTACGGAAGAAGAAGCACGTCGAGTTCTTGAACGCATGGATTCTGAAAACTCCCAGATTGCAAAATCGTGA
- the LOC133670589 gene encoding formin-like protein 2 isoform X2, which produces MFNYLQKHTLMATTTSASVTINIILLHLLLHLHFTTTTSTTHHRHLLHQPFIPLTPSITPTQPPSSSPQPQPKYPFTATPSNNNNSNHSNPQKPFFPTLPSPPPPPPSNPTLSTFPANISSLLLPHQSSSPHHNLIIAISISLSLLFAALLALFSAFFIYSRRKTQPFSPQKGSRSENLRLYPQNTIPSDGSPKPPKLPHRPGVVSTSSEFLYLGTLVNSRAGIDDPDKLTSSNNTGLKIGVSSSSSSQYQKLGSPELRPLPPLPRHNYTPTYRSGEVLVSSSKEEDEVDRDTDEEEEFFSPRGSSGRKETSHESPVRVDSSSRREIQGEVFGSRSFNSRTASYPESNFCSPSKSVSSSVSPVSNSSLRSGESKSPETIISFPAPVQSIKRSSPPISSSSSGRDSGEMQSSLERNLDFSGQNEQVPVRIESASKQFVPVKLPPPPPPPPPPRFWEMPMGVRVTREMNLGSSGPPVLVTPTRSVLVQNHAMPVFANEQMQSKGSVERNEESMKPKLKPLHWDKVRASSDRAMVWDQIKSSSFQLNEEMIETLFMVNNSNFNVKDHNGRRLSLPLLNQENTVLDPKKSQNIAILLRALNVTIEEVCEALLEGNSDTLGTELLESLSKMAPTKEEECKLKDFKDESPFKLGPAEKFLKEVLDVPFAFKRVDAMLYIASFDSEIEYLRRSFETLEAACEELKNSRMFLKLLEAVLKTGNRMNVGTNRGDAQAFKLDTLLKLVDIKGTDGKTTLLHFVVQEIIRSEGSRLCGTNQDQTAQKTQQSAFQDEVQFRKLGLQVVSGLSGELTNVKKSAAMDSDVLCSEVAKLAAGMTKITEVLKLNEEIVLKESNWKFSESMNGFMKKAEEEIVRLQAQEKAALSLVKEITEYFHGNSAKVEARPFWIFMVVRDFISILDHVCKEVGKINERTIYSSVRPMPLNPTLAPVFPGLVGRLHDGSSDDETPSS; this is translated from the exons ATGTTTAATTACCTTCAAAAACATACATTGATGGCCACTACTACTAGTGCTAGTGttacaataaatattatcctcctccacctcctcctccatcTTCACTTCACTACCACAACCTCCACCACTCACCACCGACACCTCCTCCACCAACCCTTTATCCCATTAACCCCCTCCATTACACCAACACAGCCTCCCTCCTCGTCTCCTCAACCCCAACCCAAATATCCTTTCACCGCCACCcccagcaacaacaacaacagcaaccaCAGTAACCCACAAAAGCCCTTCTTCCCTACCCTCCCTTCacctccaccacctcctccttcCAATCCCACCCTATCAACTTTCCCTGCTAACATCTCCTCCCTCCTTCTCCCCCACCAATCCTCCTCTCCTCACCACAACCTCATTATTGCAATTTCCATCTCCCTCTCCCTCCTTTTCGCTGCCCTCTTAGCCTTATTTTCAGCCTTCTTCATCTATTCTCGCAGAAAAACCCAGCCTTTTAGCCCTCAAAAGGGTTCAAGATCAGAAAATCTCCGCCTTTATCCTCAGAACACTATCCCTTCAGATGGTTCTCCTAAACCTCCGAAGCTCCCACACCGTCCTGGTGTTGTAAGCACAAGCTCAGAGTTCCTTTACTTGGGCACATTAGTGAACTCTCGAGCTGGCATTGATGATCCAGACAAGCTAACTTCATCCAACAATACTGGTCTTAAGATTGGTGTTTCCTCGTCATCTTCTTCACAGTATCAAAAACTTGGGTCTCCTGAGCTGAGACCGTTGCCTCCATTGCCTAGACATAATTACACACCAACTTATAGAAGTGGTGAAGTTCTTGTTAGTTCTagtaaagaagaagatgaagttgATAGAGATACTGACGAGGAAGAAGAGTTCTTTTCACCAAGAGGGTCTTCTGGAAGGAAAGAGACTAGTCATGAGAGTCCAGTTCGTGTTGATTCAAGTTCTAGAAGAGAGATTCAAGGAGAGGTTTTTGGGTCTAGAAGTTTTAATTCAAGGACTGCTTCATATCCAGAATCAAACTTTTGTTCTCCATCAAAATCTGTGTCCAGCAGTGTGTCTCCAGTATCGAATTCTAGCCTTAGAAGCGGAGAATCTAAGTCTCCTGAAACTATTATTAGTTTTCCTGCTCCGGTTCAGTCCATTAAGCGATCCTCGCCACccatttcttcatcatcatcaggtAGAGATTCAGGGGAGATGCAGAGTTCTTTGGAGCGAAATCTGGATTTTTCGGGACAGAATGAGCAGGTTCCAGTGAGGATAGAGAGTGCTAGTAAACAATTTGTGCCAGTAAAACTGCCACCACCgcctccaccacctccaccaccacggTTTTGGGAGATGCCAATGGGGGTTAGAGTGACTCGGGAAATGAATTTGGGGAGTTCAGGGCCTCCCGTTCTCGTTACGCCTACAAGGTCTGTTTTAGTTCAAAATCATGCAATGCCAGTTTTTGCCAATGAGCAAATGCAAAGCAAAGGTAGTGTTGAGAGGAATGAGGAGAGTATGAAACCAAAGTTGAAGCCTTTACATTGGGATAAAGTTAGAGCAAGCTCGGATCGGGCTATGGTGTGGGATCAGATAAAATCTAGCTCTTTTCA GTTGAATGAGGAAATGATTGAGACACTTTTTATGGtgaataattcaaattttaacgtGAAGGATCACAATGGAAGGCGGCTATCGCTTCCATTGCTGAACCAGGAGAATACAGTACTTGATCCAAAGAAGTCCCAGAATATTGCAATATTGTTGAGGGCTCTTAATGTGACCATTGAAGAAGTCTGTGAAGCCCTTTTGGAAG GCAATTCAGATACTCTGGGAACAGAACTTCTTGAAAGTCTATCAAAGATGGCTCCgactaaagaagaagaatgcAAACTAAAAGACTTCAAGGATGAATCACCGTTCAAGCTAGGCCCTGCTGAGAAATTTCTCAAGGAAGTGCTTGATGTTCCTTTTGCATTCAAGAGGGTTGATGCAATGCTTTATATTGCGAGTTTTGATTCAGAAATTGAGTACCTGCGAAGGTCTTTTGAAACACTGGAG gCAGCTTGTGAGGAATTGAAGAACAGCAGAATGTTCTTGAAACTTCTAGAAGCAGTGCTCAAGACTGGGAACCGCATGAATGTTGGCACCAATCGCGGCGATGCCCAAGCCTTCAAGCTTGACACACTCCTGAAGCTTGTTGATATTAAAGGCACTGATGGGAAAACCACACTCTTGCATTTTGTTGTTCAGGAAATCATCAGGTCGGAAGGTTCTCGGCTTTGTGGTACAAACCAGGATCAAACAGCTCAGAAAACTCAACAATCAGCATTCCAAGATGAAGTTCAGTTTAGGAAGCTTGGTTTGCAAGTGGTTTCAGGTTTGAGTGGAGAGCTTACCAATGTAAAGAAATCCGCTGCAATGGATTCAGATGTGCTTTGCAGTGAAGTTGCAAAACTTGCCGCTGGAATGACAAAAATTACAGAAGTTCTGAAACTAAATGAAGAAATTGTGTTGAAGGAGAGTAACTGGAAGTTCTCAGAGTCGATGAATGGGTTCATGAAGAAGGCAGAGGAAGAAATTGTAAGGCTTCAAGCACAGGAAAAGGCTGCTCTCTCTCTGGTGAAGGAAATAACTGAGTATTTCCATGGGAACTCGGCTAAGGTAGAAGCTCGCCCATTCTGGATTTTTATGGTGGTGAGGGATTTTATTTCCATTCTCGATCATGTATGCAAAGAGGTTGGAAAGATCAATGAAAGAACCATATACAGTTCAGTCCGTCCCATGCCTTTAAATCCAACACTTGCACCAGTTTTTCCAGGACTTGTTGGAAGGCTTCACGATGGTTCTTCTGACGATGAAACTCCATCATCTTGA